The Streptomyces sp. NBC_00236 DNA window GGGGGCAGCATGGTGCGACGGGTCAGCCAACGTGAACACCTTCGGCGGGTGTCCGAACGACGGCGAGCCGCAGGAAGGCCGGAAGCCGACCGGAACTCGGCGCGCACGGTGATCGCGGGAGGCCCTACTTCACCCGTCAGTCACAGGTCCTCAAGGCGGGAGAGGGTTTCGTCATGGCCGTCGAGGCGAAACTCCTGGGCAGGGAGTACGTCGAATACCACCTGAAGGTGAACTACCTTGACAAAAAGGGCAGTCAGCATTCTCTCGTCGTGAACGAGCCAGGTACCGGCGTCGGCGTCTTCCGGGTTTCCGGCAGCCTCGACGACAAGGAGTACACCGACTTCTGGGGAGCGGACGAGAGCGGGCAGGGGCGGCGGCTGTACAGCCGGGAGGAAAGGGAGTGACCGGGCCGCGGGCCGGCTCCCGGTGGTGCGCAAGGGATCCGGATCGACGCGGATGCCCCCGGCGCTTCAACTCGTTGGACCTCCGCACGGGTAAGCGGCGACAGTGACCCCCATGACTTCACACGTACACCACGTCACCATCGACTGCGCCGACGCCTACAAGCTCGGCGCGTTCTGGGCGGAGGTGCTGGGTTCCTCCCTCGCCGACGACGACTTCCCCGGCGATCCCGAGGCTCTGGTCGAGACCCCCGATGCCGCCCTGCTGTTCGTCACCGTGCCCGAACCGAAGAGCGTCAAGAACCGCATCCACCTCGACATCCAGCCGGAGGACCGCACCCGTGACGAGGAGGTCGAGCGGCTGCTCGGCCTCGGCGCCACGCTGGTCGCCGACCGCCGCAGGCCGGACGGGCGGGGCTGGGCGACCCTGGCCGATCCGGAGGGCAACGAGTTCTGTGTGGAGTGCGGTGCGCGTGAGCGGGCGCGGCTGACCGGGAAGCGGCTGCCGGTCACCGCGGACGACGTGACATCGGCGGTGAGCCTGGCGGTGGACACGCTCGCGGGCTCGCCGGCCGAGGACTGGCGCATTCCCGCGGGCACGCTCACCTGGGACTGCTGGGAGACCGTGGAGCACCTGAGCGACGACCTCTTCGCGTACGCCGTCCAGCTCGGCCCGCGCAGGCCCCCGTTGGAGACCGAGGTTCCCTATCGCTGGGCTCCGGAGCGTGAGGGCGGCCCCTGGAACGCGATCTTCGCGGACCCTGAGGCGGGAACCGCGGGGCTGCTCCAGACCCTGGAGGCGAGCGGCGCCCTGCTGTCCGCGATGGTGCGGACGGCCTCCCCCGATGTCCGCTCGTACCACTCCTACGGCGTCTCGGACCCGGAGGGGTTCGCCGCGATGGGCATCGTGGAGACCCTCGTGCACACCCACGACATCGCCCAGGGCCTCGGCGTCACCTGGACGCCGCCCGCCGACCTGTGCGACCGGGTGCTGGCCCGGCTCTTCCCCGACGCCCCGGCCGACGAGGACCGGTGGACCGTCCTGCTCTGGTCCACCGGCCGCGCGGACCTGCCGGGCCGCGAGCGCGTCACGTCATGGAAGTGGCACGGGGCCCCGCTGGCCTGAGGGCCGCCCCCCAGGATCACCGGGGGGAGACCTTGTGGACGGTGGTGTCCTCGGGGTTCAGCCGCCGCCCGTCCGCCGCCCGGACCTCCAGCGCGCGCAGACGCTGTCCCTGCCGGCGGTCGAGCAACTGCGAGTGCGGTTCGTCCGGGGCGAAGAAGTTCTGCTCCCCCCATTGCCGCAGCGCCACGATGACGGGGAAGAGCGCTTCGCCCTTCGGAGTCAGTACGTACTCCCGGTAGGCGCTGCCGTCCGAAGCGGGGACGGATTCGAGGACACCGCCGGCGACCAGGGCGCGCAGGCGTGCGGTGAGGATGTTCTTCGCCACGCCGAGGCTGCGCTGGAACTCCCCGAAGCGCCGACTCCCGTCGAAGGCGTCCCGCACGATCAGAAGAGACCACCAGTCGCCGATCGCGTCCACCGACCGCGCGACGGGGCAGTCGCTGTCGTCGAAACGCGTCCTTGTCACCATGCCGTCCTCCACATCCACGCCGGCAGATCCACATTGGTTGCAAGATGCTACCAATAAAAGCTACGGTCCCTTCTGGTAGCAAGATGAAACCAGGTGCGCGGCGGAGGGATGCTGATGCTCAACGACTGTGAGGATGCGACACCAACGCGGATCGCGGACCGCGGCGGTGCAGGCAGTGCGGGCTCCGGGTTCGTCCTGTCCCGCGGCGTCACACTGCTGTTCGCCGTCGCCTGTGGAACCTCGGTGGCGAACGTCTACTTCGCCCAGCCGCTCCTGGTGACCGTGGGCCACGACCTGGGCATGAGCCCGGCACTCGTCGGCAGCGTCGTCACGCTGACGCATGTCGGATACGGGCTGGGGCTGTTCTTCCTCGTACCGCTGGGCGACGTGGCCGACCGCAGACGGCTCGTCGTGGCCCAACTGCTCCTCCTGGTGGCGGCGCTGGCCGTGGTCGCCACCTCCCGCACCGCGGCGGTTCTGCTCGCGGGCATGGCCGGGACAGGACTGCTCGCAGTGGTCACGCAGACGCTGGTGGCCTTCGCCGCGGCCCTGACCGCGCCCGCCCGGCGCGGACGCGTCGTCGGCACGGTGACCAGCGGCGTGGTCGTCGGGATCCTGCTCGCCCGCACCGCATCGGGTGTGCTGGCCGATCTCGCGGGCTGGCGCTCCGTCTACCTCGCCTCGGCGGCGCTCACCGCGCTGCTCGCCCTGGTCCTGCACCGCGTGCTGCCGCGCGACAACGCCGCCCAGCCGGCGTCCCTGCGCTACGGACAGCTCCTGCGCTCCACGGTCACCCTGTTCGCTCGGGAACGGCTCCTGCGGCTCCGCGCCCTGCTCGGCCTCCTCGTCTTCACGGCGTTCAGCACGTTGTGGAGCAGCATCGCCCTGCCGCTCAGCGAGCCCCCGTACTCCTTCTCCCACACCGCGATCGGCGCGCTGGGCCTGGTCGGAGCGGCCGGCGCCCTGGCGGCGGCCTGGGCGGGCCGCCTCAACGACCGCGGACTCTCCCGACAGACCACCGGCATCGCCCTGGCGCTGCTCGCCGCCTCGTGGCTGCCCCTGGCCTTCACCCGCAGTTCGCTCTGGGTCCTGGGCGTCGGCGTGATCCTCCTCGACCTCGCCGTACAGGCCGTCCATGTCACCAACCAGACCCTGATCCACGCGCTGCATCCGGACGCGGGCAGCCGGTTGATCGGCGGATACATGGTCTTCTACTCGATCGGCAGCGCGACCGGCGCGATCGCCGCGACCTCCCTCTACACGGCGGCCGGCTGGGGTGCCGTGTGCGCGCTGGGCGCCACGGCCAGCTGCCTCGCGCTCGCACTCTGGGCGCTCACGCGAGACAGCGTCCCGGACCCGGCATACCAGGACCTTCCCCGCCCGTGAACCCCGGCCGGTCAGCGTCGAAGTGACCGGGCACACCTCCGTCGAAGGGCTACCGGTGGGAGAACCAGCTCGCCGCCGGAAGCAGCCTGCTGTCGTAGCCGAACAGTGCCTGGTTCTCCCAGGCGTTGCCGGAGGCGGGGTCGGCCGGGTCCCAGCCGCTGCCGCTGACGGCGGTCCACGCCGGCTCCCAGTACACGGCGCCGAGGCCCCTGCCGCCGGGGACCGCCTCGACGACGTTCATCACGTCACGGAGGTTGGCCGCCTGGCCGGCCGGGGTGGCCGGGTAGCCGCTGACGAGCTGGCCCGCGGTGGCGATGTTGTTCTCCAGGCCGTCGGCGTCGGCCAGCGTGTGCGCGTACGCCGTCTCGGCGACCAGGACCGGCTTCCCGTAGCGGGCTGCCGCGTCGTCGAGGTTGGCCTGGAGGTCGCTCAGCGGCCCGTGCCAGTACCCGTAGTACGAGAGCGCGATGACGTCGAAGGGCACGCCGTACGCGACGGCGTTGTCGAACCACCAGCGGGTGCCGGCCTTGTCGCCGCCCTTGGCGAGGTGCAGGGCCACCTTCGTACCGGAGGAGACGGCCTTCGCCGCGTTCGCTCCGGAGGTGAGCAGCCCGGCGAGCTGGGACCAGTTGTCGGTGGAACCCTCGGGCCAGAGCATTCCGGCGTTGGTCTCGTTGCCTATCTGGACCATGTCGGCGGTGGTGCCCTGGGCCTTGAGGGCGCTCAGCACGTCGTACGTGTGGTTGTACACGTCCGTGCGCAGCTGCGCGTAGCCGTGGCCGGACCAGGCGGCGGGCTTGTTCTGCTTGCCGGGGTCGGCCCAGGCGTCGGAGTAGTGGAAGTCGACGAGGGTCTTCATGCCGAGGGCCTTGGCGCGTTTGGCCATGGCCAGGACGTGGGCCTTGTCGTTGAAGCCGTCGGCCGGGTTCACCCACACCTTGAGGCGGACGTAGTTCATCCCGGCGGACTTCAGGAGGCTCATCGCGTCGCCGGTGGTGCCGCTCGCGCTGCGGTAGACGGCGCCGTGCGCCTCGTTCTTCGGGAGGGTGGAGAGGTCACCGCCCTTCACGGTGAGCCCGGTGGCGCCGCGGGTGAAGGCGATGTCGTCGAAGTTGGCCCACTCCCCCGCGTGGGCGTCCGAGTTCAGGCTGATCGTGCAGGAACCGCCGGTGACCCTGACCGAGGTGACGAGGCGGATCCAGCCGCCGTTCGCGGTGGGCGGCAGGTCGGTGCGCTGTTCGGCGCTGCCGCAGTTGCGCAGGGCGAGGTACGCGGAGTTCTGGCCGCCGCCCGACCTGACCCAGGCGCTCAGGGTGTACGTGCCGTCGGTGAGGCCGGTGAGGTACTGGTACGTCTCCACCTTGTAGGCGGAGGCGGACCAGTGGCTGAGCCGGGTGCTGCCGCTGTGGCCGCCGGCCTCGGTGAAGGAGGCGGCGTTCTGCCCGCCCGCCGAGTAGGTCGACCAGCCGGTGCTGCCCGATTCGAATCCGGTGTTGGCGGGGGCGGTGGCGGCCGTGGCCGCGTGGGCGGGGAGGGTGGGGAGCGCTGCCAGCAGGAGGCCGGACAGCGAGGCCGCCAGCACCCCCGCTCTCTTCTTGCCGTGCGTCGCTGCGTACATCGTCGATGTCCCTTCGACCGTTGCGCGGGAGGTGCAGGGGGAAGCGGGTCGTGCGTCCTCAGCTGTCGAGCCGGACCACACGGACGGCACCTGCCGGGACGGCGAGGTGGCCCGTGGCCGGTTCTCCGGTGAGGAGTTCGGTGCCGGGGGCGTCGAGCGGCACCTTGGTGTCACCCCCGGTGTGGTTGATGACGAAGAGGTACGTGCCGGCGTCGCCGGTGCGGGTGACGACCTCGACGTCGTACGGGATCCCGGTACGCGGCGCGATGCGGGCGTCCTCGCAGGCCCGGTCCAGCACGGCGTCCAGGTCTGCGCCGGTCAGCCGGGTGGAGACGTACCAGGCGGTGCCCTCGCCGAGACGGTGGCGGGTGACGGCGGGCCGGCCGGCCGGGATGCCGTCGGCGTAGGACCACATGGTCTCGGCGCCGCGCGGGATCACCACGTCCGACCAGAGGTCACCCGTCAGCTCCGGCCCCTCGGGTGCGCCCTCGGGGGTGATCAGGCGGACCGTGCCGCCCTCGGCGAGCGGGGAGAACTCCTCGACCGTCAGCCCCAGGACGTCCCTGAGCGCGCCCGGGTACGGGCCGGGGTGCACGGCGTCGTCGGCGTCGACGATGCCGGAGAAGTACGAGACGACGAGTGTGCCACCGCCCTCCACGTACCGGCGGAGATTGCGGCCGGACTCCTCGGTGGCGAGGTAGAGGGCCGGGACGACGACCAGCGGGTAGCGGGACAGGTCTGCGTCGGGGTGGGCGAAGTCGACGGTGAGGTGCCGGTCGAAGAGCGAGGCGTAGAAGGTGTCGGCGCGCTCGCGTGCGTCGTGGTCCTGGCTCGGGCGCCACTCCAGGGACTGCGCCCACCAGGACTGCCAGTCCCAGACCATGGCGACGTCGGCGACGGTCCGGGTGGTGCGGATCCCGTTCAGCAGGCCCAGGTCGGCGCCCAGCCGGGAGACCTCGCGCCAGATCCGGGAGTCCGTGCCGGCGTGCGGGAGCATCGCCGAGTGGAACTTCTCCGCGCCGCGCAGGGACTGGCGCCACTGGAAGAACATCGCACCCTCGGAACCGCGGGCGACGTGGGCGAGGCTGTTGCGGGCCATCTCGCCGGGGCGCTTGGCGGGGTTGCGGGGCTGCCAGTTGACGCCGCCGGCGGAGTGTTCCAGGAGCAGCCAGGGCGCGCCGCCCGCGACCGAGCGGGTGAGGTCGGCTGCCATGGCGAGGTTGACGTGGGTGCGGCGGCCGTCGGTGATCAGGTAGTGGTCGTTGGTGACGAGGTCGACCTCGCGGCCCCAGGCCCAGTAGTCCACCGAGTCGCACTGGCTGAGCGCGGTCATGAAGTTGGTGGTGACGGGGATGCCGGGGGCGAGCCGGTGCAGGAGGTCGCGTTCGGCGCAGAAGTTCTCGCGCATGGTGGCGTCGGCGAAGCGGGCGTAGTCGAGCTGCTGGGCCGGGTTGCCGACGGTGGGGGTGGTGCGGGGCGGGTCGATCTCGTCGAGACCGCGGTAGCGCTGACCCCAGAAGGCGGTGCCCCAGGCCTCGTTGACGGCCTCGACGGATCCGTGTCGGGCGGTGAGCCAGCGGCGGAAGTGGGCGGCGCAGTTGTCGCAGTAGCAGGCGCTGACCGGGACGCCGTACTCGTTGTGGACGTGCCACAGGGCGAGGGCCGGGTGGTTCGCGTACCGGCGGGCCAGCTGTTCGGTGATGTTCGCCGCGGCAGCCCGGTAGTCCGGGTTGCTGTGGCAGATCGCGCCGCGTGATCCGAAGGCGTACCGAACGCCTTCCCGGCTGACGGGAAGCGCCTCGGGGTGGGCGCGGTAGAACCAGGCGGGCGGGGCGACGGTGGGGGTGCCGAGGTCCGCGCGGATGCCGTTGACGTGCAGCAGGTCCAGGAGCCGGTCGAGCCAGCCGAAGTCGTACGCGCCGGGCTCGGGCTCCAGGAGGGCCCAGGAGAAGATCCCGACGCTGACCATGGTGACGCCGGCCTCCCGCATGAGGCGCATGTCCTCGTGCCAGACCTCCTCGGGCCACTGCTCGGGGTTGTAGTCGCCGCCGAAGGCCAGCTGGTGCAGACCCTGCGGGGCAGTCGCGCGAGGGGTGTGCGGCATGGGCGTCTCCTGGGCTCTTTGGTACAACTTCTGGGAACGTGCACACACACTCTCGGTGGCGCAGGCCCAACATAACCGCACAGCATCAACCATTGACAAGTGTCGGTTTCGTTTCTCTACTGTGAACGCTCACAGCGCACATCAGGCGCTGCACCCTCGCTTCTCGTCAGGGGAGACCTCCATGAAGTACCGCATCGTCGCGGCGTCCGCAGCCGCCTCGCTCGCCGCCACCGCACTGCTCACGGGCTGCGGCTCGTCGGACGACGGCAGCGGCGACGGCCCGGCCGCCTCCGGCCCCGTATCGCTCACCTACTGGGCCTGGGCCCCCGGCCTGGACAAGGTCGCGGACCTCTGGAACAAGGGCGAGGGCAAGAAGGCCGGCATCACGGTCACCGTGAAGAAGCAGGCCTCGGGCGACGACCTGGTCACCAAGATCATCACCGCGGCGAAGGCGCACAAGGCACCCGACCTGGTGCAGGCCGAGTACCAGGCGCTCCCCACCCTGGTCTCCAACGACGTGCTGGCCGACATATCCAAGGAGGCGGGCGACGCCGAGGGGAAGTTCGCCGACGGTGTCTGGCAGCAGGCGACGCTGGGCTCGGACGCCCTGTACGCGCTGCCGCAGGACTCCGGCCCGCTGATGTTCTACTACCGCCAGGACCTGTTCAAGCAGTACGGCCTGTCCGTGCCCACCACCTGGGACGAGTTCGCCGAGACCGCCCGGGCGCTGAAGGAAAAGGCGCCGGACAAGGACCTCACCACGTTCTCCTCCAACGACTCCGGCCTCTTCGCGGGCCTCGCCCAGCAGGCCGGTGCCCAGTGGTGGACCACCTCCGGCGACAAGTGGAAGGTCGCGATCGACGACCCGGCCACACAGAAGGTCGCAGGCTTCTGGGGCGGCCTGGTCAAGGAGGGCGCCATCGACAACCAGCCGATGTACACCCCGGCCTGGAACAAGGCGCTCAACACCGGCAAGCAGATCGCCTGGGTCAGCGCGGTCTGGGCGCCGGGCACCCTGACCACCGCCGCCCCCGACACCGCGGGCAAGTGGGCCATGGCCCCGCTCCCCCAGTGGACGTCCGGCGAGAGCGTGACGGGAAGCTGGGGCGGCTCCTCCACCGCCGTCACCAACGACTCGAAGCACAAGGAGGCCGCCGCCACCTTCGCCAAGTGGCTGAACACCGACTCCACGGCCCTCGCCGCGCTGGTGAAGGAGAGCGGGATCTACCCCGCCGCCACGGCCGCCCAGACCGGTGGCGCGCTCGCGAAGCCGCCGGCCTACTTCGCCAACCAGCCGGACTTCTACACCGAGGCCGCGAAGATCGCCAAGGGCACCGCCCCGGCCGCCTGGGGCCCGAACGTGAACGTCGCGTACACCGCCTTCAAGGACAACTTCGCCGAGGCCGCCAAGAGCAGGTCCGCCTTCGCGCCGGCCCTGACCGCGATGCAGGACGCCACCGTCGCCGACCTGAAGAAGCAGGGCTTCGGAGTCTCCGAGTGACACGCGCACGCCGCCGGAAGCCGTACGGGGTCAAGAGCGCCCCGTACGCCTTCCTGATCCCCGCCACGGTGCTGTTCCTGCTCTTCTTCGCCCTGCCCATCGGCTACGCGCTCCACCTCAGCTTCCGCCGGACCGAGGTCAGCGGACTGGGCCTCGGCAAGGGGGCCCGCAAGGAGATCTGGGCCGGGTTCGCCAACTACACCGACGCGCTCTCCGACTCCGAACTGCTCCACGGCGCGCTGCGCATCCTCGGCTACGGCGCGATCGTCGTCCCCGTGATGCTGGGGCTCGCCCTGCTCTTCGCCCTGCTCCTGGACACCGAACGGCTCCGGCTGCGCGGCTTCACCCGGCTGGCGATCTTCCTCCCGTACGCGATCCCGGGCGTCGTCGCCGCCCTGATGTGGGGCTTCCTCTACCTGCCCGACGTCAGTCCGTTCTACTTCCTGCTGGACAAGGCGGGTCTGCCGCAGCCGGATCTGCTCGACGGCGGACCGCTCTACCTCGCGCTCGCCAACATCGCGGTCTGGGGCGGCACCGGCTTCAACATGATCGTGATCTACACCTCGCTGCGGGCGATCCCCGCCGAGATCTTCGAGGCGGCACGGCTCGACGGCTGCTCCCAGTTGCAGATCGCGCTCAGGATCAAGATCCCGATGGTGGCGCCGTCCCTGGTGCTGACGTTCTTCTTCTCGATCATCGCGACCCTCCAGGTGTTCAACGAGCCGACGACGCTGAAACCGCTCACCAACTCCCTCTCCACCACCTGGAGTCCGCTGATGAAGGTCTACCAGGACGCCTTCGTCAACAACGACATCTACGCGGCGGCCGCCCAGGCGGTCATCATCGCCGTCGCCACCCTGGCCCTGTCCTTCGGCTTCCTCAAGGCGGCCAACTCCCGTACGAAGCAGGGGGCCTCCCAGTGACCACGCCGCAACTCGGACCCCTGACCGCGGCCCCCCGCCGGTTCGCCCTCGTCCCCACCGCCGCCCTGCTGCTCGGCGCGCTCTACTGTCTGCTGCCCGTCGCCTGGATCCTGGTCGCCTCGACCAAGTCCGGCAGCGAACTCTTCTCCACCTTCACCTTCCTGCCCGGTTCGGGTTTCGCGGACAACGTCGCCGACCTGTCCGCGTACCGGGACGGCGTCTACTGGAAGTGGATGGCCAACTCGGCCCTCTACGCCGGGGTGGGCGCACTGCTGTCCACGGCGGTCTCCGCCGTCTCGGGGTACGCGCTGGCCATGTACCGCTTCCGCGGCAGGGAGAGCATCTTCAACATCCTGCTGGCGGGGGTTCTGATGCCGCCGGTGATCCTGGCGGTGCCGCAGTACCTGCTGATGGCGAAGGCCGACCTGACCGACTCCTACCTGTCGGTGATGCTGCCGGTGATCCTCTCCCCGTACGGGGTGTACCTCGCCCGGATCTACGCGGCGGCCGCCGTGCCGGGCGATGTGATCGAGGCCGGCCGGATGGACGGCGGCGGGGAGTGGCGGATCTTCCGGACCATCGCCCTGCCGATGATGGTGCCGGGCCTGGTGACCGTCTTCCTCTTCCAGTTCGTCGCGATCTGGAACAACTTCCTGCTGCCGTACATCATGCTCGGCGACGACGAGAAGTTCCCGGTCACGCTGGGCCTCTTCACCCTGCTCCAGCAGGGTTCCACCACTCCGGCCCTCTATACGCTGGTGATCACGGGGGCGCTGCTGGCCATCGTCCCGCTGATCGCCCTGTTCCTGGTCATCCAGCGGTTCTGGAGCCTCGACCTGCTCTCCGGGGCCGTAAAGTCCTGACGGGCCCCGCCAGGACGTCACTTGATGAAAGATCATGCACCATGAGCCGCACAGAACAGACCGGTACGGGACGCCGACGGCCACCGACGATCCATGACGTGGCGCGGGAGGCCGGGGTCTCCCGGGGTACGGTCTCCCGGGTGCTGAACGGCGGTCACAACGTCAGTCCGGCCGCGCTGGACGCGGTCAACTCCGCCATCCGCAAGACCGGTTACACGGTGAACCGGCACGCCAGGTCACTGATCACGGGCCGCTCCGACTCGGTGGCGTTCCTGCTCACCGAGCCGCAGGAGCGGTTCTTCGAGGACCCGAACTTCAATGTGCTGCTGCGCGGCTGCACGAGCGCGCTCGCCGCGCACGACATCCCGCTGCTGCTGATGATCGCGGGTACGGAGGCGGAGCGCCGCCGGAACATGCGCTACATCGCCGGCCATGTGGACGGGGTCCTGCTGGTCTCCAGCCACTCGGGCGACCCGGTCGCCGCCCAGCTGCACGAGGCGGGCGTCCCCCTGGTCGCCTGCGGGAAGCCGCTCGGGCAGAAGTCGAAGGTCAGCTATGTGGCGGCCGACGACCGGGACGGCGCCCGGGACATGGTGCGTTTCCTGTACGAGTCGGGGCGCCGCCGGATCGGTACGGTCAGCGGCCCGCTGGACACCCCGGGCGGTGTGGAGCGGCTCGCGGGCTACCGCGAGATGCTGGCCGACTGCGGACTGCCCGCGGACGACTCACTGATCGTGCCCGGCGACTACAGCCGGGCGGGCGGCGAGGCGGCCGCCGGGCTGCTGCTGGAACGGGCACCCGACCTGGACGCGGTGTTCGTCGCCTCGGACCTGATGGCCCAGGGCGTGCTCGCCGCTCTGGAGAAGGCCGGGCGCAGGGTGCCGCAGGACGTCGCGGTGGGCGGGTTCGACGACTCCCCCGCGGCGCTCGCCTCCCGGCCGGCGCTGACGACGATCCGTCAGCCCTGGGACCGGATCAGCGCCGAGATGGTACGGGTGCTGCTGGCGCAGATCGGTGGGGAGGACCCGGCCGCGGTGATCCTGCCCACGGAGCTGGTCCGCCGCGAGTCGGCGTGAGAGCGGCGGCCGGCCCGCCGGTTCGTCAGGCCCCGAGCACGGGGTAGTCCGTGTACCCGCGGTGGTCGCCCCCGTAGAAGGTGGTGGCATCCGGGGTGTTGAAGGGGCCGCCCGCGCGCAGCCGCTCGGGCAGGTCCGGGTTGGCCAGGAACAGCACGCCGTACGAGACGACGTCGGCCACTCCCTCCTCGATCAGGGCGAGCGCGTCGGGTCCGGTCGGGCCCTCGCTCGCCGGGTTGAGGACGAGGATCCCGTTGAACTGCTTGCGCAGGGACTCGGTCAGCTCACGGTCGCCGGCCGCGCCCTCGACGACGTGCAGATAGGCGAGCCCGAGCGGCTCGATCGCCTGGACCAGCGCGCTGTACGTGGCCTCGGGCGCGGGCTCGTCGATGTCGTTGTACGTGTTGCCGGGCGAGAGGCGGATCGCGGTGCGGGCGGCACCGATCTCGGCGGCGACGGCGCGCACGGTCTCCAGGGCGAACCGGATCCGGCCCTCCACGGAGCCGCCCCACGCGTCGGTGCGGAGGTTGGAGTTGGGCGCCAGGAACTGGTGGATCAGGTATCCGTTGGCGCCGTGCAGCTCCACCCCGTCGAAGCCCGCGTCCACGGCATTGCGTGCCGCGCTGACGAAGTCGGCGATCGTCGCCCGGATCTCGGCGTCGGTGAGCTCGCGCGGGGTGACGAAGTCCTTCGGGCCCTCATGGGTGAACACCTGCCCGGTGGCCGCGACCGCGGAGGCGCCGACGGGGACGAGCCCGTCGGGCAGCAGGACCGGGTGGCCGATGCGGCCGGTGTGCATGACCTGCGCGAATATCCTGCCGCCCCGGGCGTGCACGGCGTCGGTCACCTTGCGCCAGGCGGCGACCTGCGCGGCGCTGTGCAGCCCCGGGGTGCTCGGGTAACCCTGGCCGACGGCCGACGGCTGGATGCCCTCGGTGATGAGGAGCCCGGCCGAGGCGCGCTGGGCGTAGTACTCCACGGTCAGTTCGCCCGGCGCCCCGCCCTCGCCCGCCCGGCTGCGGGTCATCGGCGCCAGGGCGATGCGGTTGGCGAGCGGGGTGCCGGCCAGGTCGAGCGCATCGAATGCGGTGGTCATGAGAAGCCCCCAGAGAGAGATATATGGCCGGCCAACCAAAACTATGTGGTCGACCAAGCATCTGCGACGCGTGCCACTGTAGCGCATTACTTGGCCGACCAAGGTAAAGTTGCGGGACACCGCGCCCGGCGGCCGCGGAGCCGCCCGCACCA harbors:
- a CDS encoding carbohydrate ABC transporter permease, which gives rise to MTTPQLGPLTAAPRRFALVPTAALLLGALYCLLPVAWILVASTKSGSELFSTFTFLPGSGFADNVADLSAYRDGVYWKWMANSALYAGVGALLSTAVSAVSGYALAMYRFRGRESIFNILLAGVLMPPVILAVPQYLLMAKADLTDSYLSVMLPVILSPYGVYLARIYAAAAVPGDVIEAGRMDGGGEWRIFRTIALPMMVPGLVTVFLFQFVAIWNNFLLPYIMLGDDEKFPVTLGLFTLLQQGSTTPALYTLVITGALLAIVPLIALFLVIQRFWSLDLLSGAVKS
- a CDS encoding LacI family DNA-binding transcriptional regulator gives rise to the protein MSRTEQTGTGRRRPPTIHDVAREAGVSRGTVSRVLNGGHNVSPAALDAVNSAIRKTGYTVNRHARSLITGRSDSVAFLLTEPQERFFEDPNFNVLLRGCTSALAAHDIPLLLMIAGTEAERRRNMRYIAGHVDGVLLVSSHSGDPVAAQLHEAGVPLVACGKPLGQKSKVSYVAADDRDGARDMVRFLYESGRRRIGTVSGPLDTPGGVERLAGYREMLADCGLPADDSLIVPGDYSRAGGEAAAGLLLERAPDLDAVFVASDLMAQGVLAALEKAGRRVPQDVAVGGFDDSPAALASRPALTTIRQPWDRISAEMVRVLLAQIGGEDPAAVILPTELVRRESA
- a CDS encoding alkene reductase, which produces MTTAFDALDLAGTPLANRIALAPMTRSRAGEGGAPGELTVEYYAQRASAGLLITEGIQPSAVGQGYPSTPGLHSAAQVAAWRKVTDAVHARGGRIFAQVMHTGRIGHPVLLPDGLVPVGASAVAATGQVFTHEGPKDFVTPRELTDAEIRATIADFVSAARNAVDAGFDGVELHGANGYLIHQFLAPNSNLRTDAWGGSVEGRIRFALETVRAVAAEIGAARTAIRLSPGNTYNDIDEPAPEATYSALVQAIEPLGLAYLHVVEGAAGDRELTESLRKQFNGILVLNPASEGPTGPDALALIEEGVADVVSYGVLFLANPDLPERLRAGGPFNTPDATTFYGGDHRGYTDYPVLGA